One region of Oryza glaberrima chromosome 7, OglaRS2, whole genome shotgun sequence genomic DNA includes:
- the LOC127779066 gene encoding transcription elongation factor SPT4 homolog 1-like, translated as MRGGGGGGGGDGMMDDGPKYAQIPTSFGHELRACLRCRLVKTYDQFMEQGCENCPFLDMERDHDNVVNCTTPNFTGIISVMDPGRSWAARWLRIGKFIPGCYTLAVAEELPEEYQSVCQDNNVQYFPPKRV; from the exons atgaggggcggcggcggcggcggtggcggcgacgggatgATGGACGACGGGCCCAAGTACGCGCAGATACCGACGAGCTTCGGCCACGAGCTCCGCGCGTgcctccgctgccgcctcgTCAAGACCTACGACCAG TTCATGGAGCAAGGCTGCGAGAACTGCCCCTTCCTCGACATGGAAAGGGATCACGACAACGTCGTCAACTGCACCACCCCCAACTTCACAGG AATAATCTCCGTGATGGATCCTGGTAGGAGTTGGGCTGCTCGTTGGTTGAGAATTG GGAAGTTCATCCCTGGGTGCTATACGCTGGCTGTCGCGGAGGAGCTTCCGGAGGAGTACCAA AGCGTTTGCCAAGACAACAATGTGCAATACTTCCCTCCGAAGCGTGTCTGA
- the LOC127779064 gene encoding serine/arginine-rich splicing factor SC35-like, with the protein MSRFGRSGPPPIRDTYSLLVLNITFRTTADDLSPLFEKYGEVVDIYIPRDRRTGDSRGFAFVRYKYEDEAQKAVDRLDGRVVDGREIMVQFAKYGPNAERIHKGKIMETVPRSRGRSRSRSPRRGYRDDYRERDYRKQSRSRDRYGRDRYRERDYRRRSRSRSYTPDDYRRRGRDSVSPARRSLSRSRSRSYSPDDYRKRGKHSQSPVCKSPSAKRSPSMSPARRSPSASPARRSPSASPVRRSPSRSPRRTPSSQEGSPVKRYDEPRRSRSPST; encoded by the exons ATGTCGCGCTTCGGCCGCTCCGGCCCGCCGCCGATCCGCGACACTTACTCCCTCCTCGTCCTCAACATCACCTTCC GCACTACGGCGGAtgacctctcccctctcttcgaGAAGTACGGCGAGGTCGTCGACATCTACATCCCTAGGGACCGCAG GACTGGTGATTCGCGAGGGTTTGCGTTCGTGAGGTACAAGTATGAGGACGAGGCGCAGAAGGCAGTCGATCGGCTTGACG ggagaGTGGTAGATGGAAGGGAGATCATGGTGCAGTTTGCCAAGTACGGCCCGAACGCTGAACGAAT CCATAAAGGAAAAATCATGGAGACAGTTCCAAGGTCTAGGGGTCGTTCCAGAAGCCGCAGTCCAAGACGGGG GTACCGTGATGACTATCGGGAGAGAGACTATAGAAAGCAGAGTCGGAGTAGAGATAGATATGGACGTGACAGGTATAGGGAGAGAGATTATCGTCGTCGTAGCAGGAGCCGCAGCTACACTCCTGATGATTACAGGAGACGTGGCAGAGACAG TGTGTCACCTGCACGCAGAAGCCTGAGTCGTAGCAGGAGTCGTAGCTACAGTCCTGATGATTACAGGAAGCGTGGCAAACACAG TCAATCGCCTGTGTGTAAAAGCCCCAGTGCAAAAAGAAGCCCCAGTATGTCGCCTGCACGCAGAAGCCCCAGTGCTTCGCCTGCACGTAGAAGCCCTAGTGCTTCGCCTGTGCGCAGAAGCCCTAGTCGCTCTCCTCGCAGGACACCATCTTCTCAAGAGGGATCTCCTGTCAAGCGCTATGATGAGCCTAGGCGCTCTCGTAGCCCTTCGACGTAA